Below is a genomic region from Dechloromonas denitrificans.
AATCAGCGGCTCGGTGAATTGGCGGCTGACGAGGATTTGTCGCGCTACGTGCTGTAAACGGTCGCTTCCGGCCATTTTCATCAATTATTTTCGGGGCATGAGTTGGCCGATCAGAGTTTGACCTTCCGCTTGTTGGCGATTCTTTTCCCCATTTTCGGGATTGTCGCAGCCGGGTTCTTTTATGCCCGCAAACACAAGCCGGAAATGGCGGTGGCGAATCGCCTGAATATGGATATTTTCGTTCCAGCCCTGGTTTTTGCGGCGATGGCCGGCAAGTCCTTCGATCTGCAGGCGTACGCCCCGCTTGCCCTGGGCGGCTTCATCGTCCTGGCTACCTGCGGCATTCTGGCTTGGGGTATTGCCGGATTGGTTGGCAGCCAGCCGAAAACGTTGGCGCCGCCGATGATGTTCAACAACTCCGGCAACATCGGCCTGCCGCTTGCCGTGCTGGCCTGGGGAGAAGCCGCTTTGCCGGCGGCGGTCATCTTGTTCATGGTCGAGAATACGCTGCATTTTTCCTTCGGCGCCCGCCTGCTCGATCCGACGACCCGAATTCTGACCTTGTGGCGCATCCCCGTGGTTTTTGCCGCAATTGCAGGGTTGACCGTGGCGTTGCTCAATATCGCCATCTGGCCGCCGCTGATCATCGCCATCAAGATGCTCGGCGATGTTTCCGTACCGCTGCTGCTGTTTTCACTCGGTGTGCGGATGACCGATGTGTCGTTCAGCGAATGGAAAGTGGCGACCGGCAGTGCCATTCTCCGCCCGCTGG
It encodes:
- a CDS encoding AEC family transporter, with product MADQSLTFRLLAILFPIFGIVAAGFFYARKHKPEMAVANRLNMDIFVPALVFAAMAGKSFDLQAYAPLALGGFIVLATCGILAWGIAGLVGSQPKTLAPPMMFNNSGNIGLPLAVLAWGEAALPAAVILFMVENTLHFSFGARLLDPTTRILTLWRIPVVFAAIAGLTVALLNIAIWPPLIIAIKMLGDVSVPLLLFSLGVRMTDVSFSEWKVATGSAILRPLAGMLIAAGAIQLLGLQGRDAAMLLVFGALPPAVLNFLFAERYKQEPHRVASIVLIGNLGALFFLPLALVLVL